In one window of Tellurirhabdus rosea DNA:
- a CDS encoding ABC transporter ATP-binding protein, producing MIEIKNIHKTFGNRTILAGVSGTFAPGDTSLIIGGSGTGKSVLLKCMIGLITPEEGEVLYDGRSFLNGDEETQKAIRREMGVLFQGGALFDSKTVLENVQFPLDMLTGMSSAEKLERAEFCLQRVGLEGAGQRMPSEISGGMKKRVGIARAIVMNPKYLFVDEPNSGLDPLTAIKIDQLVREITDEFQITTVVITHDMNSMMEIGEKIMFLYQGKKLWEGNSGSLTQSSVPELNEFIYANKLLREQRA from the coding sequence ATGATTGAAATAAAAAATATCCATAAAACATTCGGCAACCGGACCATTCTGGCGGGCGTGTCGGGGACGTTTGCGCCCGGCGATACCAGCCTGATCATTGGCGGCAGCGGTACGGGAAAAAGCGTCCTGCTGAAATGCATGATTGGCCTCATTACGCCCGAAGAAGGCGAGGTCCTCTACGACGGCCGCAGTTTTCTGAACGGCGACGAAGAAACGCAGAAGGCAATCCGCCGCGAGATGGGCGTGCTGTTTCAGGGCGGGGCCCTTTTCGACTCGAAGACGGTGCTCGAAAACGTCCAGTTTCCGCTCGACATGCTGACGGGAATGTCCTCCGCCGAAAAGCTGGAACGGGCCGAATTCTGTCTGCAGCGGGTGGGCCTGGAAGGAGCAGGCCAGCGGATGCCGTCGGAAATCAGCGGCGGGATGAAAAAGCGCGTGGGCATTGCCCGGGCCATCGTGATGAACCCCAAATACCTGTTTGTCGATGAGCCGAATTCAGGGCTTGACCCGCTGACCGCCATCAAGATCGACCAGCTGGTCCGGGAAATCACCGATGAGTTTCAGATCACGACGGTGGTCATCACGCACGACATGAACTCCATGATGGAAATCGGCGAGAAGATCATGTTCCTTTATCAGGGCAAGAAACTCTGGGAAGGCAACAGCGGCAGCCTGACGCAGTCCAGCGTCCCGGAACTGAACGAATTCATCTACGCGAACAAACTCCTGCGCGAGCAGAGAGCTTAG